In the Kaistella sp. 97-N-M2 genome, one interval contains:
- a CDS encoding DUF2723 domain-containing protein, translated as MKNWSFKKWNTLLGWVVFVIALLTYLTTIEPNFSFWDTGEYISSATKLEVTHAPGAALFQLVGAVAAMFAFGNGENYSVVINSMSALFSALTILFLFWTITHLVRRLLNKDFSEITRHQEISILFAGVIGALCFTFSDTFWFSAVEGEVYSMTSMFIALLVWLITKWENEYHDLDNERWIILIFFITGLSVGVHMMCMLAIPAVCLIYYSRNYEFSWKSFIWANVVTLVILGIVFKGIFPLIMTLFGKLEIFAVNGIGLPFHSGTIIAFIILVAVCYFALKYARKLKKNIYQTIALSVVYMMIGFSCWMVIPIRANANPPMNLNNPDNAIGMLDYYNREQYGDWPTSYGQNYTAYLDANGILKNEDGSYKTQKTGDVYEKDEKGGTYRRVGDRFNYIFSPDHVSFMPRMFSEDKDVMSNYISMYGAPDFSFNYANEDIADSPEAKQVFNELRKKYEDGTIKADDYLKVKSYNLINVQRPSLGQNLDYFFTFQTGYYFVRYLMWNFVGRQNDLEGHMENNKGNWISGIPFIDNAMWGDQSAMPAKFKNESTVAFFFLPLLLGIIGFFFQLKRDFGRFYAILSLFVLTGMGIVFYTGVKPFEVRERDYAMVGAFYAFAIWIGLGAAALLWYLQTKVKSDVVNIVAGIVLLGIPLMMGFQNYNVHDRSNRYTAYDYAYSTLKSLPKNDILFVYGDNDTYPIWGMQETSGLRDDVKVVNFTLLSTPWNIDQVKRRTYNSMPVPSTMTHEDYRDGTNDQIFLMSKEDWNNVFANLKDQGAPETTFAGFRKFLTQDSMSLKEAMNFIKTKSDDKDEILKMLFGNDKYEKFNFLPVSKFILPVNKQNAVQSGTIEAKDLSQTVEHITINYKSNSMFKNNLLMLDMLANFDWKRPINFSSGGIYDPENIFYLGDYLQYDGFSYRLVPIKTPEREDGEMGRVDANSLYQTIKNYKWGNFKDLNVHFDETCMQNNVSYRGSVGRAAEALTLSGQKAKAIELLDLASREIPVQKYDDPRSLSSIVYGYIVSGQEQKGLKLAEQLKKGIFNEYDYYAKLSPGEQRFVARQMRTKPIEYSLIVGAVSDAYKKIGKNEKGYDYLVKSIEPIDKRFTDFVKDLQAMGKEKAFKQSENVQKITPFYTYLFDVMEPYDSTYSKEKEDQITSAIMRATQ; from the coding sequence ATGAAAAATTGGTCTTTTAAAAAGTGGAATACCCTTTTGGGATGGGTTGTTTTTGTAATTGCTCTCCTTACCTACCTCACTACCATCGAGCCGAATTTTAGTTTTTGGGATACGGGAGAATACATTTCTTCCGCAACCAAATTAGAAGTAACGCATGCCCCGGGCGCGGCGCTTTTTCAGTTGGTGGGCGCTGTTGCAGCGATGTTTGCTTTTGGGAACGGAGAAAATTACTCGGTCGTCATTAATTCAATGTCGGCACTTTTCAGTGCTTTAACTATCCTCTTTTTATTCTGGACCATCACGCATTTGGTGCGAAGACTTCTCAATAAAGATTTTAGTGAAATTACCAGACATCAGGAAATCTCCATTCTTTTTGCGGGCGTAATTGGAGCTTTATGTTTTACTTTTTCCGACACTTTTTGGTTTTCCGCCGTGGAAGGCGAGGTTTACTCGATGACGAGCATGTTTATTGCCCTTTTGGTATGGCTTATTACGAAGTGGGAAAACGAATACCACGATCTCGATAATGAACGGTGGATTATTTTAATATTCTTTATAACAGGCTTATCCGTGGGCGTTCACATGATGTGTATGCTGGCAATCCCCGCCGTTTGTTTGATCTATTATTCCAGAAATTATGAGTTCTCCTGGAAAAGTTTCATCTGGGCCAATGTAGTGACGCTGGTGATTTTGGGAATCGTTTTCAAAGGGATTTTTCCTTTGATTATGACGCTTTTCGGAAAACTGGAGATTTTTGCGGTTAACGGCATCGGTCTTCCTTTCCATTCCGGGACCATTATCGCGTTTATCATTTTGGTGGCAGTGTGCTATTTCGCCTTAAAATATGCTAGAAAATTAAAGAAAAATATTTACCAGACCATCGCGCTATCTGTAGTGTACATGATGATCGGTTTTTCGTGCTGGATGGTTATTCCGATCCGTGCAAACGCGAATCCACCCATGAATCTTAATAATCCCGACAACGCCATCGGTATGTTGGATTATTATAACCGCGAACAGTACGGAGACTGGCCAACCTCTTACGGCCAAAACTATACGGCGTACTTAGATGCGAACGGAATTCTGAAAAATGAAGACGGCAGTTACAAAACTCAGAAAACGGGCGATGTTTACGAAAAGGACGAAAAAGGCGGCACCTACAGACGTGTTGGCGACCGTTTTAATTATATTTTCAGTCCGGATCATGTAAGCTTTATGCCGCGAATGTTCAGCGAAGACAAAGATGTAATGTCCAACTACATCTCCATGTACGGTGCACCCGATTTCTCCTTTAATTATGCAAACGAAGACATCGCGGACAGTCCGGAAGCAAAACAGGTCTTCAATGAACTCCGAAAAAAGTATGAGGACGGAACCATTAAAGCGGACGATTATTTAAAGGTAAAATCCTACAATTTAATTAATGTGCAGCGTCCATCCTTAGGCCAGAATCTCGATTATTTTTTCACCTTCCAAACAGGATATTACTTTGTACGATATCTTATGTGGAATTTTGTCGGGAGGCAAAACGACCTGGAAGGACACATGGAGAATAACAAAGGAAACTGGATTTCCGGCATTCCATTTATCGATAACGCAATGTGGGGCGACCAAAGTGCAATGCCGGCAAAATTTAAAAATGAAAGCACTGTAGCCTTTTTCTTTTTACCGTTACTTCTAGGAATAATCGGCTTCTTCTTTCAGCTTAAAAGAGATTTCGGCCGATTTTATGCCATCCTTTCTCTGTTTGTATTAACCGGGATGGGTATTGTTTTTTACACCGGCGTAAAACCATTCGAAGTTCGGGAGCGGGATTACGCAATGGTTGGCGCTTTCTATGCGTTTGCTATTTGGATTGGGCTTGGAGCGGCAGCTTTGCTGTGGTATCTGCAGACAAAGGTAAAATCCGATGTGGTGAACATCGTTGCAGGAATTGTTCTGTTGGGAATTCCTTTAATGATGGGTTTCCAGAATTATAATGTACACGATCGAAGCAACCGCTACACTGCCTACGATTACGCATATTCCACATTAAAATCTTTACCGAAAAACGATATTCTTTTTGTTTATGGTGATAATGATACCTATCCGATTTGGGGAATGCAGGAAACGTCGGGTCTGCGAGATGATGTAAAAGTCGTCAATTTCACTTTGCTTTCAACGCCGTGGAATATCGATCAGGTGAAACGCAGAACGTACAATTCAATGCCTGTTCCCTCTACGATGACGCACGAAGATTACCGCGATGGAACTAACGATCAAATATTTTTGATGTCCAAAGAAGACTGGAACAATGTTTTTGCAAATTTAAAAGATCAGGGCGCGCCCGAAACTACATTTGCAGGTTTCCGAAAGTTTCTCACGCAGGATTCGATGTCTTTGAAAGAGGCAATGAATTTTATTAAAACGAAATCCGATGATAAAGATGAAATTTTAAAAATGCTTTTCGGAAATGATAAATACGAAAAATTTAATTTTCTGCCGGTTTCCAAATTCATCCTTCCGGTAAATAAGCAAAACGCGGTGCAGTCCGGCACAATCGAAGCCAAAGATTTGTCGCAGACGGTGGAGCATATCACAATTAACTATAAGAGCAACAGCATGTTCAAAAATAATTTGTTGATGCTCGATATGTTGGCGAATTTCGACTGGAAACGTCCGATTAATTTTTCTTCAGGTGGAATTTACGATCCTGAAAATATTTTCTATTTGGGAGATTATCTGCAGTACGACGGATTCAGTTACCGACTTGTTCCCATTAAAACCCCAGAACGCGAAGATGGCGAAATGGGTCGCGTAGATGCCAACTCGTTATACCAAACCATCAAAAATTACAAGTGGGGCAATTTCAAAGATCTGAATGTTCATTTTGATGAAACCTGCATGCAAAACAATGTAAGTTACAGAGGTTCGGTAGGCCGGGCGGCTGAAGCTTTAACGCTTTCCGGCCAGAAAGCCAAAGCAATTGAACTTTTAGACTTAGCTTCCCGCGAAATTCCCGTCCAAAAATATGATGATCCAAGATCGCTGAGTTCAATTGTTTATGGCTACATTGTTTCGGGGCAAGAGCAAAAAGGGTTGAAGCTGGCAGAACAACTCAAAAAAGGCATTTTTAACGAATATGATTACTACGCGAAGCTTTCACCAGGTGAGCAGCGTTTCGTTGCGCGGCAAATGCGAACCAAACCGATTGAATACTCCCTGATCGTCGGCGCGGTGTCCGATGCTTACAAAAAGATCGGAAAGAACGAAAAAGGGTACGATTATCTTGTGAAATCCATTGAGCCGATCGATAAACGTTTTACGGATTTCGTGAAAGATCTTCAGGCGATGGGCAAAGAAAAAGCCTTTAAGCAATCTGAAAATGTACAGAAAATTACGCCGTTCTATACTTATTTGTTTGATGTAATGGAACCTTACGATTCTACTTACAGCAAAGAAAAAGAGGATCAAATAACGAGCGCAATCATGAGAGCGACCCAATAA
- a CDS encoding DUF1697 domain-containing protein: protein MKFCAFLRGVNVNGISLKMAEVFQVFTDAGMKGVSSVLATGNIIFSSDLKPTELKVILEKALSGDFNYEAVLFLKTDGEVAEIFAKNPFTQSNDAHIYAFIGIDDVEEILLEEFNAKKSENEKGKIVGKTFYWQVAKGNTLDSAFGKVLGKKNLKEKMTSRNLNTIEKIGKKF from the coding sequence ATGAAATTCTGTGCTTTTCTTCGTGGCGTTAACGTGAACGGCATTTCGCTGAAAATGGCGGAGGTGTTCCAAGTTTTTACCGATGCAGGAATGAAAGGTGTTTCTTCCGTTTTGGCGACGGGAAATATTATATTCTCGTCTGATCTAAAACCGACGGAATTAAAAGTAATTTTAGAAAAAGCCCTTTCCGGCGATTTCAATTACGAAGCTGTCCTTTTCCTTAAAACTGACGGCGAGGTCGCCGAAATTTTCGCCAAAAACCCTTTTACTCAGTCAAATGATGCGCACATTTATGCTTTCATCGGAATTGATGACGTAGAAGAAATTTTGCTGGAAGAATTCAACGCAAAAAAATCCGAAAACGAAAAGGGAAAAATTGTGGGCAAAACTTTTTACTGGCAGGTTGCAAAAGGCAATACTTTGGATTCTGCTTTCGGCAAAGTTTTAGGTAAAAAGAATTTAAAAGAAAAGATGACGTCGAGAAATCTGAATACAATCGAAAAAATAGGAAAGAAGTTTTAA
- the kdsA gene encoding 3-deoxy-8-phosphooctulonate synthase: MIQYLENIHHKDSKNFFLIAGPCIIEGEEMALNIAEKIVELSSKYNIPYIFKGSFKKANRSRVDSFTTIGEEKSLEILKKVGQTFDIPTTTDIHENEHAAFAAQYVDVLQIPAFLVRQTDLLIAAAKTGKCVSLKKGQFLSPESMQFAVQKVNDSGNPKTAIIERGNSFGYTDLVVDFRGIPTMRNYAPVILDVTHSLQQPNQSSGVTGGRPELIETIAKAGIAVGADGLFIETHPDPSCALSDGANMLRLDKLEDLLQKLTRVREAIL, encoded by the coding sequence ATGATTCAATACTTAGAAAACATTCACCACAAAGACTCCAAAAACTTTTTTCTTATCGCGGGGCCGTGCATTATTGAAGGCGAAGAAATGGCGCTGAACATCGCGGAAAAAATAGTGGAATTGTCCAGCAAATATAATATTCCCTATATCTTTAAAGGCAGTTTCAAAAAAGCCAACAGAAGCCGCGTCGATTCGTTTACGACGATTGGCGAAGAAAAATCTCTGGAAATTTTAAAAAAGGTAGGGCAGACGTTCGATATTCCCACCACCACCGATATTCACGAGAATGAACACGCCGCTTTTGCCGCGCAGTACGTGGATGTTTTACAAATTCCCGCATTTTTGGTGCGTCAAACCGACCTGCTTATCGCTGCCGCTAAAACCGGTAAATGCGTGAGCCTGAAAAAAGGACAGTTTCTATCGCCGGAATCCATGCAGTTTGCGGTTCAAAAAGTAAACGATTCGGGCAACCCGAAAACCGCCATCATCGAGCGTGGAAATTCCTTCGGTTACACCGATTTGGTTGTGGATTTCCGTGGAATTCCCACGATGCGCAATTACGCGCCGGTGATTTTGGATGTCACGCATTCTTTGCAGCAACCAAACCAAAGTTCCGGCGTCACGGGCGGAAGACCGGAGCTAATTGAAACGATTGCAAAAGCCGGAATCGCTGTGGGTGCAGATGGTCTTTTCATCGAGACGCATCCCGACCCAAGTTGTGCCCTTTCCGATGGCGCGAATATGCTGAGACTCGATAAACTGGAAGATCTGCTTCAAAAATTAACACGCGTGAGAGAAGCGATTCTCTAA
- a CDS encoding TonB-dependent siderophore receptor: MKKLLLLLAIMPTFAFSQINLKVLDEDGKPVTQANVSYNNQNFTTDDKGFVKIPIAESEQMLSVQKENFRGFTKTIRTTPKVQNVNVLFANIERETQIQEVVFQKKGKPKVTDLTSIEISAKEAQQVASLSGGVEGLLKTLPSVNSNAELSSQYMVRGGNYDENLIYINDIEIYRPFLIRNSLQEGLSIINPDMVQAINFSPGGFEAKYGDKMSSSLNIYYRQPTKFELSGEASLIGGRLSTGFASKNQKFTGLISGRYRNTNLVLNTLNEDTDFNPQYMDLQTYLNYKLTDKWDVSFIGYWSKNDYKMIPKVKEVDFGSLQTPLKLSVFYNGKEDDQYKNMMGTGTINYKPNDKWKFTLDGFAYQNREQEYYTIASAYQLQTFDPITGEPITSYDVGGQIDHARNDLMVKTYGAQFKTKFSPDVNTDFEVGFKFEKENLEDNTNEWQLVDSLGYSTPRDFVNPGTLDPSQLRLRFNIAGANHIEPTRLSAYAQYSKKFFWGDNRVFVNAGIRASHWDFNDETIISPRAQFAIKPNWEMDMLFKLSGGIYYQAPFYKEIKDLDGNFNPNIISQRSMQIIFANDYEFRMVDRPFKLTTELYYKKMDDLIPYYLDNVRIRYSGQNNSEGYAYGIDTRLFGEFVPGVDSWISASYARVKENINDRGYISRPTDPRFRFSMFYQDYMPKFPSMRVNLTLVFANGLPSGTPVSLDSEGKPDFEAPYKYQKTLPSYKRVDIGLSKVFIDQKDNKVNGGFWGNFKELTLGVQIFNAFNINNTVANQWVNDVSSGYNYPVPVRLTGRFFNVKLEFKL; encoded by the coding sequence TTGAAAAAACTACTTTTACTTCTGGCGATTATGCCAACCTTCGCATTTTCGCAAATTAATCTTAAAGTTTTAGATGAAGATGGAAAGCCTGTAACGCAGGCAAATGTTTCATATAACAATCAAAATTTTACAACAGATGATAAAGGTTTTGTAAAGATTCCAATTGCCGAATCCGAGCAAATGCTGTCCGTACAAAAAGAAAATTTCCGCGGTTTTACCAAAACAATAAGAACGACGCCAAAAGTTCAAAATGTGAATGTTCTGTTCGCAAATATTGAAAGAGAAACGCAGATCCAGGAGGTTGTTTTTCAGAAAAAGGGCAAGCCGAAAGTCACCGATCTTACGTCCATCGAAATTTCTGCAAAAGAAGCGCAGCAGGTCGCCTCCCTTTCCGGCGGCGTGGAAGGACTCCTGAAAACATTGCCGTCCGTTAACTCCAATGCGGAACTGTCTTCCCAATACATGGTGAGAGGCGGGAACTACGACGAAAACTTAATTTACATCAACGATATTGAGATTTACCGTCCTTTTCTCATCAGAAATTCTTTACAGGAAGGATTAAGTATTATCAATCCGGATATGGTTCAGGCGATCAATTTTTCGCCCGGCGGTTTCGAAGCGAAATACGGCGATAAAATGTCTTCTTCTTTAAATATTTATTACCGGCAACCGACGAAATTTGAGCTTTCGGGAGAGGCAAGTTTAATTGGCGGACGACTTTCCACCGGTTTCGCCTCCAAAAATCAGAAATTTACAGGTTTAATTTCGGGCCGATACAGAAACACAAACCTCGTTCTGAACACGTTAAATGAAGACACGGATTTTAATCCGCAGTACATGGATCTTCAAACATATCTTAATTATAAGCTGACTGATAAATGGGACGTTTCCTTTATCGGTTACTGGAGCAAAAACGATTACAAAATGATTCCGAAAGTGAAGGAAGTTGATTTCGGATCGTTGCAAACCCCGCTGAAACTGAGTGTTTTTTACAATGGTAAGGAAGACGACCAGTACAAAAACATGATGGGAACCGGAACCATCAACTACAAACCCAACGATAAGTGGAAATTTACTTTGGATGGTTTTGCCTACCAGAACCGCGAACAGGAATACTACACTATTGCGTCGGCTTATCAACTGCAGACTTTCGATCCAATTACGGGCGAACCCATCACGTCTTATGATGTGGGCGGACAGATCGATCACGCGCGAAATGATTTAATGGTAAAAACTTACGGCGCCCAGTTTAAAACTAAATTTTCGCCCGATGTAAACACCGATTTTGAAGTCGGTTTTAAATTCGAAAAAGAAAATTTAGAAGATAACACGAACGAATGGCAACTCGTCGATTCTTTGGGATACAGCACGCCGCGGGATTTCGTAAATCCGGGAACGCTGGATCCGTCCCAACTTCGCTTAAGATTTAATATTGCGGGCGCCAATCATATCGAGCCGACGCGACTTTCCGCCTATGCGCAGTACTCCAAGAAATTTTTCTGGGGCGATAACCGCGTTTTTGTAAATGCGGGAATTCGGGCTTCTCACTGGGATTTTAATGATGAAACCATTATTTCGCCAAGAGCACAGTTTGCCATCAAACCCAACTGGGAGATGGATATGTTGTTTAAACTTTCCGGCGGAATTTATTATCAGGCGCCTTTTTATAAGGAGATCAAGGATTTGGACGGCAATTTTAACCCGAACATTATTTCCCAAAGATCCATGCAGATTATTTTTGCGAACGATTACGAATTCCGAATGGTCGACCGTCCGTTCAAGTTGACGACGGAACTTTATTACAAGAAAATGGATGATTTAATTCCGTACTATCTGGATAACGTGCGGATTCGGTATTCCGGCCAAAATAATTCTGAAGGTTACGCATATGGGATTGATACCCGCCTGTTCGGCGAATTTGTGCCCGGTGTTGATTCCTGGATTTCGGCGAGTTATGCGAGAGTAAAAGAAAACATCAATGACAGAGGATACATTTCCAGGCCAACGGATCCACGTTTTCGTTTCTCCATGTTCTATCAGGATTATATGCCGAAATTTCCGTCGATGCGCGTGAATCTGACTTTGGTTTTCGCAAACGGACTTCCTTCCGGAACGCCTGTTTCTTTAGACAGCGAGGGTAAACCGGATTTTGAAGCGCCTTATAAATACCAAAAAACTTTACCTTCGTATAAAAGGGTAGACATTGGTTTATCGAAAGTTTTTATCGATCAGAAAGACAATAAAGTGAACGGTGGTTTTTGGGGAAATTTTAAAGAGCTTACCTTAGGCGTGCAAATTTTCAATGCATTCAACATTAATAATACGGTAGCCAACCAGTGGGTGAACGATGTTTCTTCGGGTTATAATTATCCCGTTCCTGTGCGATTGACTGGACGATTCTTTAATGTTAAACTTGAGTTTAAGTTGTAA
- a CDS encoding MliC family protein, which yields MNIKFFLPVVALSLAVASCSKEKTESTSMDATTDSMALTAQDSTMVGTTAIDSTQAGKTFNYLSTDGKTTFTLTHDAANGDVVVKNGTEGKTYHMKQTQSASGEKYVDEDGYYFIGHQGDFYFGKDDKDIVTGKMK from the coding sequence ATGAACATCAAATTTTTTTTACCCGTTGTAGCACTTTCGTTAGCCGTAGCATCTTGCTCTAAAGAGAAAACCGAATCCACTTCGATGGACGCCACTACAGACAGTATGGCGCTAACAGCACAGGATTCAACAATGGTTGGAACAACAGCAATTGACAGCACGCAGGCCGGAAAAACATTTAATTATCTAAGCACGGACGGAAAAACTACTTTTACTCTTACTCATGATGCAGCGAACGGAGACGTGGTTGTAAAGAATGGAACCGAGGGTAAAACGTATCATATGAAGCAAACCCAATCTGCAAGCGGAGAAAAATATGTTGATGAAGATGGTTACTATTTCATCGGACACCAGGGCGATTTTTACTTCGGGAAAGATGACAAAGATATCGTAACAGGTAAAATGAAATAA
- a CDS encoding carbon-nitrogen hydrolase family protein, giving the protein MQIDIRKLAIADYDELKETMQKAYPTMSESIWSKKSIQKLIKIFPDGQICITVDDKIAAVCLSLKVQYELFGDDHTYKEITGNYTFNTHSETGNVLYGIEIFVDPEFRELRLARRLYDARKELCEKLNLKSIIVGGRIPNYYLHSADLSPREYIQQVRKKEIYDPVLSFQLANSFLPVRVLKNYLPEDSNSEENAVLMQWNNIYYSKKPNTMQDSVIRLGLVQWQMRHFKDIDAFFEQVEFFVNVMADYKSDFIMFPEFFNTPLLAPFNDLTERESMFKLAEMTEEIKIRLSQLAISYNINIIGGSMPFADTEKDDLYNISYLLHRDGKIDEHRKIHITPNEKKFYGMKGGNEIKVIDTDCGKVGLVICYDVEFPELPRILADQGMKILFVPYLTDTQNAYMRVRHCAAARAIENECYVAIAGCVGNLPGVNNMDIQYGQAAVFTPSDFAFPSNAVKGEATPNTETTLIVDVDLNLLKELHHYGAVRTMSDRRKDLYDTINLNSEPE; this is encoded by the coding sequence ATGCAGATAGATATTAGAAAGCTGGCTATAGCTGATTATGACGAACTGAAAGAGACCATGCAAAAGGCGTATCCCACAATGTCCGAAAGCATCTGGTCCAAAAAAAGCATTCAAAAACTTATTAAAATATTTCCCGACGGACAAATTTGTATCACGGTTGATGATAAAATCGCCGCTGTTTGTTTGTCTTTAAAAGTGCAGTACGAATTGTTTGGCGACGATCATACGTACAAGGAAATCACGGGAAATTACACGTTCAACACGCATTCTGAAACGGGTAACGTTCTTTACGGCATCGAGATTTTTGTAGATCCGGAGTTTCGCGAATTGCGCCTGGCGCGACGCCTGTATGATGCGCGAAAGGAACTGTGCGAAAAACTGAATCTGAAATCCATCATCGTGGGGGGAAGAATTCCGAATTATTATTTGCACAGTGCGGATCTTTCGCCGCGCGAATATATTCAGCAAGTTCGGAAAAAAGAGATCTATGATCCCGTTTTAAGTTTTCAGCTTGCGAACAGTTTTCTGCCGGTGCGGGTGTTGAAAAATTATCTTCCGGAAGATTCCAATTCGGAAGAAAACGCCGTTTTGATGCAGTGGAACAACATTTATTACAGCAAAAAACCAAACACGATGCAGGATTCTGTTATCCGTTTAGGCTTGGTGCAGTGGCAGATGCGTCATTTCAAAGACATCGATGCTTTTTTTGAGCAGGTTGAATTTTTTGTGAATGTGATGGCGGACTACAAGTCGGATTTCATTATGTTCCCGGAATTCTTCAACACGCCTCTACTCGCGCCTTTTAACGATCTTACAGAAAGAGAAAGTATGTTTAAACTGGCGGAAATGACAGAGGAAATAAAAATCCGGTTGTCGCAATTGGCCATCAGTTATAACATCAACATTATTGGCGGAAGCATGCCGTTTGCAGACACGGAAAAAGATGATCTGTACAACATCAGTTACCTGCTTCACCGCGACGGAAAAATTGATGAACACCGGAAAATCCACATTACGCCGAACGAAAAAAAATTCTACGGAATGAAAGGCGGCAATGAAATTAAGGTCATCGATACAGATTGCGGAAAAGTTGGTCTCGTTATTTGTTACGACGTTGAATTCCCGGAATTACCGCGAATATTAGCGGATCAGGGCATGAAAATTTTGTTCGTTCCGTATCTTACCGATACGCAGAATGCTTATATGAGAGTTCGCCACTGCGCCGCCGCACGAGCCATCGAAAATGAATGTTATGTGGCGATCGCCGGCTGTGTGGGAAATTTGCCTGGAGTAAATAATATGGATATTCAGTACGGACAAGCTGCGGTTTTCACGCCTTCTGATTTTGCCTTTCCGTCCAATGCAGTGAAAGGGGAAGCCACACCAAATACGGAAACGACACTGATCGTGGATGTCGATCTGAATTTGTTGAAAGAGCTTCATCATTACGGCGCGGTACGGACGATGAGCGACCGACGGAAAGACCTGTACGATACGATAAACCTGAACAGCGAACCGGAATAG
- a CDS encoding anhydro-N-acetylmuramic acid kinase — translation MKFRAVGLMSGTSLDGLDICFAEFRKEENHWDFEILKGETLSYSNAWEEKLRGSIHLNSEDLLALHSEYGFYLGEKVKEFIATYSLENIDLIASHGHTVFHQPKKLFTLQIGDGRAIKILNDLPVVYDFRVQDVLMKGNGAPLVPIGDELLFSEFDACLNIGGFSNISFQQNGSRIAFDICAVNIVLNEFAKKLGKDYDHNGDLARNGEVDEELLEQLNSLFYYKEDAPKSLGIEWVKDHILPRFEGKTNSEILATFTEHAAFQIAETFKKYQIKKVLFTGGGTYNSFLLERIQNLTESEIIIPKKELIDFKEALIFAFMGVLRVNNEINILSSATGSWADHSSGILV, via the coding sequence ATGAAGTTTCGTGCGGTCGGCTTGATGTCGGGAACAAGTTTGGATGGTCTGGATATTTGTTTCGCTGAATTTAGGAAAGAGGAAAACCACTGGGATTTTGAAATTTTGAAAGGGGAAACATTGTCGTATTCCAATGCTTGGGAAGAAAAATTACGCGGTTCTATTCACTTAAATTCTGAAGATCTTTTAGCGCTCCATTCCGAATATGGCTTTTATTTGGGAGAAAAAGTGAAAGAATTTATCGCTACATATTCGCTGGAGAATATCGATCTGATCGCTTCCCACGGTCACACCGTTTTTCATCAACCCAAAAAACTATTCACTTTACAGATCGGCGACGGCAGAGCGATCAAAATTCTAAATGACCTTCCTGTGGTTTACGATTTTCGGGTGCAGGATGTTTTAATGAAAGGAAACGGTGCGCCGCTCGTTCCTATTGGTGATGAATTGCTTTTTTCCGAATTTGATGCGTGCCTGAATATCGGCGGATTTTCCAATATTTCTTTCCAACAAAACGGCAGTCGGATCGCTTTCGATATTTGCGCCGTGAATATCGTACTAAATGAATTTGCAAAAAAGCTGGGAAAAGATTATGATCACAACGGCGATCTTGCACGAAACGGAGAAGTTGATGAAGAACTTTTGGAGCAATTAAATTCCCTCTTTTATTATAAAGAAGACGCGCCCAAATCTTTAGGAATCGAATGGGTTAAAGACCACATTTTACCGCGGTTTGAAGGCAAAACGAACTCTGAAATTCTGGCCACTTTTACGGAACATGCCGCTTTTCAGATCGCGGAAACTTTTAAAAAGTATCAAATAAAAAAAGTATTGTTCACCGGCGGCGGAACGTACAATTCTTTTCTTTTGGAAAGAATACAAAACTTGACAGAAAGCGAAATCATCATTCCAAAAAAAGAACTCATCGATTTTAAGGAAGCTTTGATCTTTGCTTTTATGGGTGTTTTGCGCGTGAACAACGAAATCAATATATTGTCGTCTGCCACAGGAAGTTGGGCAGATCACTCCTCCGGAATTCTGGTGTAG
- the lptC gene encoding LPS export ABC transporter periplasmic protein LptC, whose protein sequence is MKLYRKIFYKNIAAFLGCAIFFVLISCDEDLTEINKNQNSNFPSQIINNANIVQRDSGMIKLRATAPLIEKYEYIDSPYIVARKGINILFYDKKKPDVPGKINAKYAKYNEKKKFYEAKGNVKIITNENQMFAMQSVFWDQTKRLIYTSDTVYVTDKDGSTLVGANGMKAKDDFSEYTFFNNSGNINAKKIPEKGR, encoded by the coding sequence ATGAAGCTTTACCGCAAAATATTCTATAAAAATATAGCCGCCTTTTTGGGTTGTGCTATATTTTTTGTTTTAATTTCCTGTGACGAAGATCTTACCGAAATCAACAAAAACCAAAACAGCAACTTCCCGTCGCAAATTATCAACAATGCGAATATCGTTCAACGCGATTCGGGAATGATCAAACTGCGTGCTACGGCGCCGCTCATCGAAAAGTACGAATATATCGATTCGCCTTATATTGTCGCGAGAAAAGGAATCAACATTCTTTTTTACGACAAGAAAAAACCGGATGTTCCCGGGAAGATCAATGCGAAATACGCCAAATACAATGAGAAGAAGAAATTTTACGAAGCGAAAGGCAATGTGAAAATCATCACCAACGAGAACCAGATGTTCGCGATGCAGTCGGTCTTTTGGGATCAGACAAAAAGATTAATTTACACGTCGGATACGGTGTATGTTACGGATAAAGACGGTTCTACGCTGGTTGGTGCCAATGGCATGAAGGCGAAAGACGATTTTTCCGAGTATACTTTCTTTAACAATTCCGGAAACATCAACGCCAAAAAGATCCCGGAGAAAGGCAGATGA